A genomic region of Columba livia isolate bColLiv1 breed racing homer chromosome 12, bColLiv1.pat.W.v2, whole genome shotgun sequence contains the following coding sequences:
- the MARS2 gene encoding methionine--tRNA ligase, mitochondrial, whose translation MLRPPLRLPPRRAAATAAGPGRRLLLSTPIFYANGPPHIGHLYSALLADALHRYRGLCGAGPGRLSTGTDEHGLKIQQAAAAAGTSPPELCERVSALFRQALARAAVSFTDFTRTSAPAHQRAVRHFWGALRDGGALYKGAYEGWYCTAEETFLPPGQLAERRDARGQPCKVSLETGHQVHWTKEENYMFRLSAFRDPLWKWLRNNPRAIAPDPFYQHVLRWLEEDLPDLSVSRERSRLHWGIPVPGDSTQTVYVWVDALVNYLSVLGYPETHGEWWPAAHHVVGKDILKFHAVYWPALLMAAGLPPPERIFVHSHWTVRGQKMSKSLGNVIDPFACFGQYTVDGFRYFLLRQGVPERDCDYYDEKVVKLVNSELADALGGLLNRSTALSINPSNTYPCFSESCFPKILDSGETEGTGRVSAEDYEFVASVASLPLQVAGYFEGFQIYKALECIAVCVRQTNSFFQRHRPWKLNRKDPAEQLWLDTIIHVTLECLRVYGTLLQPVIPHTADKLLSRLAVEPEERGLSSLTFLPRYNGQPCPFEGRQLGPDTGVLFHRLEKPGQHQTETKKL comes from the exons ATGTTGCGGCCGCCCCTccgcctcccgccccgccgcgctgccGCCACTGCTGCGGGGCCCGGCCGCCGCCTCCTGCTCTCCACGCCCATCTTCTACGCTAACGGGCCGCCGCACATCGGCCACCTGTATTCCGCTCTGCTGGCCGACGCGCTGCACCGCTACCGCGGGCTCTGCGGCGCCGGCCCGGGCCGCCTCTCCACAG GGACAGACGAGCACGGGCTGAAGATCCAGCAGGCCGCGGCCGCCGCGGGAACGTCGCCCCCGGAGCTGTGCGAGCGCGTCTCGGCGCTGTTCCGCCAGGCCCTGGCCCGGGCCGCCGTCTCCTTCACCGACTTCACCCGCACCAGCGCGCCCGCGCACCAGCGAGCCGTGCGGCACTTCTGGGGCGCCCTGCGGGACGGCGGCGCTCTCTACAAAGGGGCGTACGAGGGCTGGTACTGCACGGCCGAGGAGACCTTCCTGCCCCCCGGGCAGCTCGCCGAGCGCAGGGACGCCCGGGGACAGCCCTGCAAGGTGTCTCTGGAGACCGGCCACCAG GTGCACTGGACCAAAGAGGAGAATTACATGTTCAGGCTCTCAGCGTTCCGGGACCCATTGTGGAAGTGGCTCCGGAACAACCCCCGTGCCATTGCCCCTGACCCTTTCTACCAGCACGTGCTCCGCTGGCTGGAAGAGGACTTGCCGGACTTGTCGGTCTCTCGTGAGCGAAGCCGGCTGCACTGGGGTATCCCTGTCCCCGGTGACTCCACACAAACTGTTTACGTTTGGGTCGATGCCTTGGTGAACTATCTGAGCGTGCTGGGCTACCCGGAGACGCACGGCGAGTGGTGGCCTGCGGCACATCATGTTGTGGGCAAGGACATCCTAAAGTTTCATGCTGTGTACTGGCCCGCGCTGCTGATGGCAGCAGGGCTGCCCCCCCCCGAGCGGATCTTTGTGCACTCCCACTGGACTGTCCGTGGGCAGAAGATGTCCAAAAGCCTGGGCAACGTGATTGACCCCTTTGCTTGCTTTGGACAGTACACAGTAGATGGATTTCGGTACTTCTTGCTAAGGCAGGGGGTACCTGAGCGGGATTGTGACTATTATGACGAGAAGGTTGTGAAGCTTGTGAATTCGGAACTGGCAGATGCGCTCGGAGGGCTTCTGAATCGGTCAACAGCCCTCAGCATTAACCCCAGCAACACTTACCCGTGTTTCTCAGAGTCCTGTTTTCCAAAGATCTTGGATTCCGGGGAGACAGAAGGCACGGGTAGAGTCTCTGCCGAAGACTACGAGTTCGTGGCATCTGTGGCTTCTCTGCCTCTGCAAGTGGCTGGTTATTTTGAAGGTTTCCAGATCTACAAGGCTTTAGAATGCATTGCCGTGTGTGTAAGGCAGACCAACAGTTTCTTCCAGAGACACAGGCCTTGGAAACTCAACCGAAAAGACCCcgcagagcagctctggcttGACACCATCATCCACGTTACGCTGGAATGCCTGCGTGTCTACGGGACTCTGCTGCAGCCCGTGATCCCACACACTGCAGACAAGTTGCTTTCCAGACTGGCTGTTGAGCCAGAAGAGAGGGGTCTCTCCAGTTTGACATTTCTGCCACGTTACAATGGGCAGCCCTGTCCCTTCGAAGGGAGACAGCTCGGCCCTGACACCGGCGTCTTATTTCACAGACTAGAGAAGCCAGGACAGCATCAGACAGAAACCAAGAAGCTCTAG